CCCCTCAAATTAATCATGCATGTCGCAGGGTAAAACTATTCTACTGAATTGTGCTCTACCGcgagtttgataaaaaaaaaaattataaaaagtgtAGCCATTAACAACGTATTTCTTGTGGCggcaataaattattttttttaccgagttaatttttttttttttttatcatgagtATAAACCTAGAGGAAGGATGTAAAAAAGGAACACTGGgtaatgttataaaattttaggGAGGAAATCAAATAatctttttgataaaaaaaaaaaaaaacagcgataaaaagtaattttaaaaaaataatcatgatacaactagatttaatagttttaatgacaaaaatttcttattaatatttgtatttataaCCTGTCAATACATATATTATTAACGACGAGCtcacaaacataaataaaaaacgtCTTTTCAATAGTTTATAgactataaatttatatataacaaatctcataaaaaaaaaaaaaattaaattcagtgatcttgaagagttgtaagGCAATGTaatcttgtttttattgtttacttgaatcaattataaaaaaatttggaaaccATAATCTATGAAATTTagtgaataaagaaaaaaaataggattgAGATTGACCACGGATGATCGTATGTTACACATTTACAATCACAAGAAGTTGTTTCagcaccattttttttttttttttacaagtgagAAATTTACACCACCAAATCCATTTTTCTACTTTCCGCAACAGCTAGCCTTCTAAAAATCTTGATACTCCAATAAGCTTCCTATATACTCAAACTACACAAGTAAAACAGCTGGTTTGACCATGGATATCTTCATTTTGTCCCCTCAATTTACGTGACTTCCAAAAGAAAGATGCAGCTCGGCCGACGCCGCATCTGACAGCAACTTGGCTAACACAAAAATATTTCCTCCTTGAGATGGCgatcatatcaaaacaaattctgTACTGATGTATACAATTACAATCCCCTGtcaaccatcatttttcttactCTTTCTGCATCCTCCAATCTACCTGCATTGCCGTAGATCTTCATCAAGAGTTCAAAATTGTGTTCATTATCTGGCTCCAAGTCAAAAAGATATTGAGCTGCAATCTCTCCAGTATCTACATTACGGTGGAGATAACAAGAATACAACAACGCTCCCCACACAGTTGGACCAGCCTCGAACTCCATTTGATCCCTAACGATGGCGTATGCCTCGTTGATTAACCCTGCCCTTCCATAAAGATTCACCATACAAGCATAGTGCTCCATGATAGGATTTATCTTGTATTTCGCTTTCATCAGTGAAAATAACCTCTCCCCGTCCTTCACTAAACCCAAATGAGCGCAAGCTGATAGTAATGACACAAATGTGATTTTATCTGGCAAAGCACCATCCCTCTCCATCAACTCAAAGTAAGTCAATGCCTTGAGGTCTTTACAATGAGCAGAAATTATAGAATTCCATGATACAATATCCTTCTCTGGCATGTGATCAAACAACCAACGTGCTCGATCCAACTTCCTGCCATTTGAGTAGACAGCAATCAAAGAATTAGCAATAGAAAAATCCCACTCCATTCCTCTCCTGACAATCCATCCATGAATTTGAACTGCAACCTCAAAGGACGATACATTGGCAAGGATTGTTGAAACAGCCACCGAATCAAGCTCCATCCCATCATGAACCATACTATGAAATGTGTGTAATGCCTCGGCTATTAACCCATGACGAATATAACCCGTAAGCATAGAATTCCATGAAATAGAGTCCTTACAATCTATCTTATCAAATACCCTTCTAGCCTTAACAATGTCACCACATTTCGCATACATATCAACAAGCGCATTTAACACAAACCCATCATTAGCAAAACCCAACCTAACTAAATCCCTATGCACCGCCTCGCCTATCCGAATCAACCCAATTCCCCCGCAAGCTTTCAAAACCCGAGGGAACGTAAACTGGTCCGGTTCAACACCCTCTTCTTCCATTTGAAAGTAAAGCGCCATGGCGTCCTCATACAGACCCAATTCAATATACCCTGCAATAAGCGAGTTCCATGGAAACGCCGACTCCCCTCTCTTaaacatttcatcaaacacctgGTGAGCTACTTCAACATCCCCACATGACGAGTACAACCTCACCAATTTCGACGAAATGCCAGCATTTCTACGTAACAGATTAATGGGTATTAGCCTATGAATTTTAACACCAAGTTCTATAGCATTTAAACGGTAACATGTTTCtaaaagtgaagagaaaatttGAGTATCAATTCTAATGCCCTTTTCCATGGAGGACTGGAGGTCTTTGATAACATTTTCTAAGGCTTCTAGTTGGGTTTGGGGAGGGGGCCTGTGGTTAATAAGGAGAGGAGTTGGGGAAGATTTTGGGAAAGAAAGGGTTCttttgttaaggtttttttggaactgtgtttgtttgtgtttctcTTTtagctctctttttttcctgcttGTTTTGCTTGTGATGGAAGGGTAGTGGTGGAGAGTTCTTGAAGGTGTGTGGAAGCTTGGTGGCTGGAGAATGGTTACCATTTTGGGAAATGTGAAGAGGTGAAGAAGAGGAGGGGAAATTGGagggaattttatttttatggattatTTCATGGCATGGAAATCTATACTCTATAGAAGGCCATTGCTAGGGTCATAGTTAAGCTGGATCTATCAATTATCAAGAGGTTCACTTttggcacttttttttttattattattattgacgtGATGTTTGAATCAATCTATgtgtagtttaattaattttataaattttaatattaacaacttatacaaggtttttttttagtactttTAATAAGATACtcttagtattaaaaaaaaatgtaaactaATTCTTGTCATATATTCCTAAACTTCTTAAAAAGTTGGGATTCCGTATGATTAAGTCAAAAATGGATCTGTAAACAGCCTATACAGTTGGCCAAATAAAAGcaattttccttgttttttatttatgttttattggAAATTTATGTAAGGTCGTCCTTAGTGAATATACGAGAATTTTCATCCTTaagtgatttaatttaattatatcaaggAAAAATAGACAAAGTGAACGAACTTTTTATTTTCGTgagtcaaaattaaaatattttaaaagaaaaaggaccaAATTTACCATATTTATATAAAGGGAGAAAGGGGAAGCGGTAAAAGTACTCTTTATGCAaatgtttcatatatatatatatatatatagaactgaTTGAATTAACTAGCTAATCtagtgttgttttcttttcgaAACTCTATTTATTTTCCCTGAAATTATGAattcttttgataaaattaaagaaatagttGGAAATTACTCACGTAATTATTAATTAGCctacaattttataattattgaaatcATAGCTAATAAACTTAATCTTACAAATCAATTACACACGAAGTTGGAATCACGAGTGAGTAAGATGAGTTTAgccatgttaattttttttaaaaaaaatcaataaattttaattagatttgtgagattttttttctaaaaaaatccaacattttagaatgtgtttaaaaatatgattgtaattatttttaaaaatatttttttgaaaatacattaaaatacataaaaataaattttatccatGATTTTCTTGTTTGAGGAATAAAGTCGCAGtataaataactaaatagtGGAACAAATTAGTAGACAAGTTATGGACATGCTGGCACTTGATTAATACGGTccttaattttgaataattaacgATTGGACATAATTTTTCAGAtgatacaattaattaattatatcatcAGTTGTAAATTATGCATCCCAATGGCAacgttttcttttgtttatacCCTAATGACATGCATCtgataacattaattaaattaatatgagaCAAATCTTGATAGCTTAGATCTTAATCGGTTTTCGCTCCTTGAAATTTTAAGCATCTACTAATATATTTAAGTTGgcttctaaaattttttaatcttcattCAAAGAAAGACTATAGACGTCAAtcgattattttattaaatttatggaTACAATGTAGTCATAGCGCACcaacaatttgttttctataaaatatttttggaaataaaaaatattttatatataaaatgttgttacataatcttttttgtaatattttatgagtaataattgaaaatacaataaaagtaGAATAATGATGATGGCAAGCAATAAAATATAAGGCAGCAACCATGGTGGTGGAGATGAAAgtggtaattaaaataaattgtataatatttgaagtgaattattatttataaaatattttttttataaaaaaaacataaaaaaattaatatatatatatatattttttttttttcaataaaatattttacacaacAAACATCCTAACTATCTATCAATATTCTCGTGGATAATGGTAGCACTAAAATactcattaataatttattgggGGGTGAGAAGCAGTGATATTCGTCGCCTTGGGAAATGGGCAACGGCCTCCGACGTGCTGCCCATTAAGGCCTTTGAATAATGATTAGCCGAAGTCTTCAAATGTGATGTATTAGTACgacagtataaaaaaaaaaacaaatcaattatcaatattgtaggagaaaaaaatatatagaaaaaaaaaagcaaaagagatTATTAAGAAGATATTTTTAAGCTTAGATGAAAatactcttaatattttattcaattttttataattttttatcttttaaaaatgaactcatgaaataaatattaataggtACTTTTTGGATATAAAATTTCTCCTATTAATATATACCTCTAATgccattctttttaaaaatgaactcgtaaaataaatattataattactcTTTGGATATTATAAGATTTCTCGTATTAATCCCTCTAATGCCAtgctctaattaattaatagggTCGAGAGCTTAAATTAATTGATGGTCATTAACTACTCTAGCAAGCATGTGTGAGAGATCGGCCATGATGTGCATTTCTTCACCATTTGTCAACTcccaccatatatatatatatatatatatatatatattagtctcTTTAGCTATTACAATGCTTGTGTGGAATCGAAGTacgatgattattattattatttggttcGACAGTGTGCTGTGATTATCATGACATATAAAAGTGTATATTTCATTGAGATTAAATTACATTAATGGATCTTTCTTGAGACTTTGTGAGATCTTAATTAGGTCACTAATTGGTCTAGATTCCCCTCAATTACCAGTCAACTACAGCTAAGCACCTTATTATTAAGGGGTTGTAGTTATgaagctaatttttttatatgacgTACGCagctccttttattttcttctttaaatccGATGATAATAAAAGGTAGTTTTATACCAATTTGAATgtcaattaatattaattttattttcaaatgatttaaggatgtattttttatattaatttcttgcatttaaataaataaattcttttgtGAATTATGATTTCAAGCTTGAAATAAAGAATGAGACTGTAACTAATGTTTTTAACTATCAAATCAACCTTTTGTAATGAATGCAAGTTTAAACACCTCTTTGACCATTTTTGTAGACTTCAGGGATGGGATTGAAAacttaaaaacactaaaagcccatttgtttattataatagtaattgatttttaaaaatattttttttatttaaaaatatatcaaaataatatttttacttgattttttttaaaatttatttttagcatagcatatcaaaataattatatgaaaacagaaaaaattaataaaaaaattaattttttttaagaaaaaacactttgggctaaaaaaactttgagaattgagattttttctttctttctttaaactACTATTTATTCTCTATTTCTTACGCATAATCAgattttataaacataaattaattaatttttgaattatatttaaattaaatcttgaTTTGAGATTTAATGGATCTCAttatcatatgatttttttcacatttttcaaatatttttaatacttcaTCCATCAACTTAACACCTTTCAATATTCTAATTACTTCATTCATTAACTCtacttaacatttaattttaacattttataagCTTAATGTGATTCACGgacgaaataaataaataaacacttaCTAATTCTTACTACACAGCAACCTCTCAAAGACAAGACAACAACATTTGATCAACCACAAAACAACAATTCAATAAAGCCAGCTGCCATATCAGTGTAGGAATTGTCGATTGCTTCTCATTAATTCGAACATGAGCTTGCTTGCCCTTGGCTTCTTTTGCAACTGTTGCTGTCCTCACATGTAGTTCTGGGCCTGAtgacatttttttcaaaaataattttcatgttCATAATCCTTCATTCGAGActaaattacaaattaattagcCTTAATATTCATGAATATTAAGATATAAGAAACCTTATATAACAGTTCTTCAGAAATGAAGTGCTTCCATacaaattgttcaaaaaaaaaaaaaaactagtaaggAAGTTTATTAAGAAGAGCCAAAGCATTGCTAGTGAGCATGGCAATATTCACTATAGTCTTCCTGATCTTTCTCATCACCTCATCACTTATCTTCCTCTCATCAATTCCATCTGTGCAGGTAGTTTCATCCGTTAACGCAGCACTCATCCATGTTTTTATGTTAGAAATCTGAAATTGAATATGATCAGAACCATTTAGGCTACCTAAAGCCTTCAAAGACTGCTTCAACATATCAATGGAGTCTCCCATTTCATCAATGCAATCTTGAACAATACCAGCTTCTGTCTTGCTTAAGTTCCCTCCCTTTGATAAATTTGTTACTAGTTTTGATGTGTTGCTTGCAGCTTTGAGGGTCACAGAGAGCGCTTTGGAACATAGTTTGAGGTCATTGGTTTTGATGGTGGAGGTGTAAGAAGAGAGGGACTCCAAGCAAAGTTGTGGATATAAGGTAGAATTGCAAGCTTTTTTTAGGTAATTTGTGTAGGTTTCGCTGGAATTCTTGGTGGTGGTGGCATCTGCTAAGGATATGCATAGAAGAAAAGCAAGAAGTAATGCTAAAGCATTACTTGGAATGGATATTTTAGCTTCCATGATCTCTCTTTATCAATTTCTCTTGATCTCTCACCCTATTTTGCATTGAAAGGTGTGAGAATACCccaatttataagaaaaatctgTCGTGGATGCATGCAAGGACTCCAAGTCTTGGAGGCTttagcatatatttttaaaataaatattcaacaaatcagAATGAGATGGCATAAATTAGTATGGTGGCTGTAAGCCATGATGAGATATGAGATGGCACATGCATGAATGACTGTATTTACAGCTTAtcattctataaaataattatattttaaagattattttaagatttttattctataaattactatattttaaaaaatcatttatatacAGCATAATATTGTTCTTCAAATAAAACCTTTTCAGCTGGTCTTTTTATACAGGAGTTGGTATTCTATGATCATGAGTTTCACCAccgtaatttttaataatagtatATAATAGCTTATTAACACAACCATGaaggatatttatttttccagaAAAAGCTACTGCATTAATAAAATACCACTGAATATTCGCCCTATTTTAGTTCACAAAATATGAACCCCCCTTGCTCCATCAACAGATTGTGATAGATATAGCTACTTATATGAGAATATGCTCTCTGAGAGGCTCCGATCAAACATCAGACCtgtaaatgaaagaaaacaaaagatcaGGTTGCTTAGATTGTTAATGCAGCAGTGTTACCTTATCTTGAGTTCAACTTGAAGTTATAAACTCTTTGCTTATGTAAAGGGATAAGGTATTTATGAGCTACAAGCCTgttaactgttttttttctcttagtgATTGTGCTGCATTTGTGCGTGATAATTAGACAATTATTGAATTCCTTAGCTTTCAAATGGAGAATTTACCCTTGATCTCAACATTGAGTTTCCAATCATTGGACCACTGCTTCATTTGATGGACCACTTCTTCCTTTCTGATTTCAACAATTCTGATTTTGACTTGTTTCTTATAATGATGAGTAGATTTGTAGAGAGAGTTTTTGGTTGATGAGAATTTGAGTGTGGAGCGGATGATTTTGGAAAAGGAAAGGTAGTCCTATGTTGGTTTTGGGAGGAATCGTTTCTGTTTCTGGTTTAGTTTTTGCTCTGTTAGGTTACATGCCTTGTAGGAGCAGAATGAACACGGTTTCGGGAGATGGGGTTGACTGGTCAGCTGTAGGACTTGTTTATAAAGAtaggcaaaaaaattaaaaaattaataaaaccgaataataataaaaaaaaaagaaccggatagaaaaattaaaaaataattcagttcagtcggttttgattttaaaaggtTATAGCTGAATAAACCAACTGAAacagtttaaataaaaataaaaaacatggtgTTATTATAAATAGCAATCAGAATTCAGATAATATACCATGAAATCTTGATGCAATTCCAGGAGGAGATCTAGCTTGAAGGGAAAGGAACGTTGAGATTTTAGAGATAATCAAATGTTCACCATCGAAGATTGGATGGTTTCGTTGCAGCATGAGATGAAAAACAAGAGGCCCAATACTAAGGAGGTTTTGCACACACTATCTCGAAGACCTTCCAGCAGAGGCTtccccttttaatttttattgtggtGTTGCTGATGAAGATttaaccagttttttttttttttttttttaattaatcaaatcaaacctgatttcaattcaatttcaatttcaattttaatttttttttaaaaaaataatttgattatttttttaaataaaaaccaaatcaaactaaaaatactCATCCAGTGCCCCAGTAGATTTGCCATTAAATCCGGCAGTGGAGGAGAAAAGTACCTTCCTTTTCTCTTAACAAAACATGCAGCGAGTAATCAATGCAAATAACGCAGCACCTTCTCATGTTTTGGCACTTGTTACACAAATTGCAATGCGCTTCCCTTGATTCAACCCCCATGGATTCCCctaggatgattttttttttttttggcaataaaACGATACATCTTACATTCAACCAcaattaaataacataaaagaagTCTGAAGTAAAATACTAGATGCCTTTCTACTCATTAGCTGTGAAAAATAAGTCATATAATTTGGAACATTCCATTCCGAAACTTTAACATAAGAAAAGAGAGCATCTAGAAGCATACAACTTTGTATAAAGCTGATTTTGTTTTCCGTTGATCATTCAAATATTGGAGTTTACCTGCACCCTCTTTATTCCACTTATTGAAACATGTTGGCTTCAAGGGTTTCTTGCACCTTGAACAATGTACACGCACCCGTAAAACCACTAGCACTGAAAAGAAGCTTAATCCTCGAGGCTGAGAAATGTTTGTCACTGTGGAGTTTACATAATCCTTTAGCTGATAATTTCACTCCTTTGAGAAAACTGAGGTTTGCCAACTTACTTAAGAGTCATTTGCAGTCCAAAAGGTTGCAAGTCCAACTAAATACTGGAACCTTTTGATGCTCAGCCTTGACTGACAattttcagttcattttccagCTGCAGAAAGATTAACTCCATCATTGACATACACTAATGCTTTGACTAACATACAGGATAGGCAGAATTTTCCATGGACGTAAATGCCTTGAGGTTTTTAGATACCTTTTCAGCTTCACAGAATCTGTGTTAGAATCAAAAGCATAGAGGAATTGATAACCTAATATCTCATATTAGTGTTTAAAAGTGTGGAGCAAAAGACTTGCAGTGTTTCCTCCAGTAAAAATCAGATTCAAAGTAATCCTATATTCCAGTCAACATTGAGAAAGCTAATATAAATGTGGCCATTAATATAGAGCAGATAGGATTTGAAAGTGATCAAGGAATGGCAAGGCATGTTAAAATGCGAAATAATGAGACATCATACCACAAGCAGAAAAAATAGGGCGGACTTTTTCAAAAATCTCATCTTCTGTTCCCACTGCATTGATCTGCACACATTTATATTTACCACTATAAGTCTCAGAGTTCATTTACTTCATATGTAACCGGAAACAGAAGTGAACTGCTATTTAACATAAATCATAACAAATATGCATAAAGAATCTAACAGAAATGCAAGCTTGAAGGATAGAAACAAGATAGTTATAGACACCGAGTTATAAGGTAGTTAAGTTTCCAGATACTTACCTTACGAAGTTTCCCTCTCTTGGAGTAGTAGTCAATAACAGGAAGATTTAGGATTTCAAACACTTTAAGACGTTTCTTGACTGTATCTATGTTGTCATCAACTCGGCCCTGCAATGAAACAATATACTTCAACAATTGCTCTTGAATATTTGAATGGGGAAAAACTATATAACGTATATGCACCTGATTGCGGTTTAGCACTCGTTTTACCATCTCTTCTTCAGGACAGTCAAAGAAAAGCACAACATTTGGTTcaagcccaatctgcatcaatACCAACATGATTATACGCTCCACAGCCAGCACAAAAATCATTTGACTCCATGAAAATCATCCATTGACCAAATCAAGCTTCAAATTCCCATCAGTTTGATTTCTCCACTGTTTTCCTTTCATTATCACACTGCTCAGTTTCCTTTAACATTTATATGATTGTCTGCTAAACCATTACTCTACCTGGTGAGCTTTAACATAACTGGAGATCATAATCAAATTGATAGGAAAACTAACCAGATCCTTTGAATATCAGTGCAAACATCAGGATGAGAAACTACATCTTTcatgaaagttgtgaaaaaaaagaggaaactcACTAATTGTTCAAATGCTATTCGATTCTCCTCAGTTCGTGGGAAACCATCAATGAGAAATTTATTGCTGTCACTTGATTCCATCTCTTGCTGGATCAGTCTGACAGTCACTTCTGAAGGAACAATCCTGCCTTCTTTAATTGTGTTAAGCATCTGGGACCTGGAAATTTGATTTCCTTCATCAGTGgaaatgtatttaatttcaGAATGAGCTAATAAAGGATTCTCAAAAACTCTGTTTCACTTAGAATTATTACCAATGTTCACTGTTAGAATCTATTTCTCTCCTTAACAACTCTCCTGCACTCAGATGTTTGAATCCAAATGTTTCAACAATCTTTTGGCATTGTGTGCCTTTTCCACTACCAGGACCACCTGAAAGTtaaggaattaatttaattatcatgcATGACTATTAGAAGAAAGGGAGGAAATCAGATACGAACAATTCACCAACAACTAATTAACAAAAAGGGCAAAGTAAAAAAACAGACACGTGCGCGCGCGcacaaacaaattattaataagTATTATAAATGCAAGATTCTTAATTACCTACCTAGGACAAAAGTAATAAATGGGTTTCTCTCTTTGAACGAAGTAGTTCCATCTTTTACCTTCAGCATGCGAATAAGCAACAATTAGGAAGCAAATTATTCCCAACATAAAGTCATGAACAAATCAAACACTGTAGATAAACAATAGCAATTGACAAAATTGCCCATACATTATTAGACAAGGATAatcacaagttaaaaaaatctttcacaATTTATGTAAACACAAACTGCCTAAAAATCTGACGTATCATTAGCTCAGTTACTACAAGGAAACCAAACAAGATAGGAGAGCAATACCAAAGTGGGTGTCTCTG
The sequence above is drawn from the Populus alba chromosome 15, ASM523922v2, whole genome shotgun sequence genome and encodes:
- the LOC118056335 gene encoding pentatricopeptide repeat-containing protein At4g25270, chloroplastic — protein: MVTILQPPSFHTPSRTLHHYPSITSKTSRKKRELKEKHKQTQFQKNLNKRTLSFPKSSPTPLLINHRPPPQTQLEALENVIKDLQSSMEKGIRIDTQIFSSLLETCYRLNAIELGVKIHRLIPINLLRRNAGISSKLVRLYSSCGDVEVAHQVFDEMFKRGESAFPWNSLIAGYIELGLYEDAMALYFQMEEEGVEPDQFTFPRVLKACGGIGLIRIGEAVHRDLVRLGFANDGFVLNALVDMYAKCGDIVKARRVFDKIDCKDSISWNSMLTGYIRHGLIAEALHTFHSMVHDGMELDSVAVSTILANVSSFEVAVQIHGWIVRRGMEWDFSIANSLIAVYSNGRKLDRARWLFDHMPEKDIVSWNSIISAHCKDLKALTYFELMERDGALPDKITFVSLLSACAHLGLVKDGERLFSLMKAKYKINPIMEHYACMVNLYGRAGLINEAYAIVRDQMEFEAGPTVWGALLYSCYLHRNVDTGEIAAQYLFDLEPDNEHNFELLMKIYGNAGRLEDAERVRKMMVDRGL
- the LOC118056336 gene encoding pectinesterase inhibitor 4 codes for the protein MEAKISIPSNALALLLAFLLCISLADATTTKNSSETYTNYLKKACNSTLYPQLCLESLSSYTSTIKTNDLKLCSKALSVTLKAASNTSKLVTNLSKGGNLSKTEAGIVQDCIDEMGDSIDMLKQSLKALGSLNGSDHIQFQISNIKTWMSAALTDETTCTDGIDERKISDEVMRKIRKTIVNIAMLTSNALALLNKLPY
- the LOC118056337 gene encoding UMP-CMP kinase isoform X2, translating into MWRRVTSLSPVISTSKPASLDQAASGFKIWRSSFSTETPTLVKDGTTSFKERNPFITFVLGGPGSGKGTQCQKIVETFGFKHLSAGELLRREIDSNSEHWSQMLNTIKEGRIVPSEVTVRLIQQEMESSDSNKFLIDGFPRTEENRIAFEQLIGLEPNVVLFFDCPEEEMVKRVLNRNQGRVDDNIDTVKKRLKVFEILNLPVIDYYSKRGKLRKINAVGTEDEIFEKVRPIFSACAGK
- the LOC118056337 gene encoding UMP-CMP kinase isoform X3; its protein translation is MLNTIKEGRIVPSEVTVRLIQQEMESSDSNKFLIDGFPRTEENRIAFEQLIGLEPNVVLFFDCPEEEMVKRVLNRNQGRVDDNIDTVKKRLKVFEILNLPVIDYYSKRGKLRKINAVGTEDEIFEKVRPIFSACGMMSHYFAF
- the LOC118056337 gene encoding UMP-CMP kinase isoform X1, with the protein product MWRRVTSLSPVISTSKPASLDQAASGFKIWRSSFSTETPTLVKDGTTSFKERNPFITFVLGGPGSGKGTQCQKIVETFGFKHLSAGELLRREIDSNSEHWSQMLNTIKEGRIVPSEVTVRLIQQEMESSDSNKFLIDGFPRTEENRIAFEQLIGLEPNVVLFFDCPEEEMVKRVLNRNQGRVDDNIDTVKKRLKVFEILNLPVIDYYSKRGKLRKINAVGTEDEIFEKVRPIFSACGMMSHYFAF